One window from the genome of Cryobacterium sp. GrIS_2_6 encodes:
- a CDS encoding LacI family DNA-binding transcriptional regulator encodes MVTITIKDVAALAGVSVATTSRVLSGNPATSADARSRVQAAVAELDYRPNAQARALRSTRTHSIGLLVPDVRNPFFADLAHTVEQAALVHGFVTLLGNANERKDQQDRYLDNLIARRVDGIIVAPLGDGSGSIRSVVGREIPAVFIDRTIEGIDLPSVTTDSDTGIREAVDHLAALGHTRIGYIAGPQSTSTGRERHASFVRAAGDRDLSLDPALIVFGDFQPESGSAAVRTLLALNEPPTALLVADSPMAFGAIGAIQKLGLRIGTDVALVSFDDIDWLALLDPPVSVVAHSVADMGRIAVDMLRTVIDGGTPESVRLPSRLIVRGSSATPVDPARLGA; translated from the coding sequence ATGGTCACGATCACCATCAAGGACGTTGCCGCGCTCGCCGGCGTGTCCGTCGCGACGACGTCCCGGGTGCTCTCCGGAAACCCCGCCACCTCGGCAGACGCCCGCTCCCGGGTGCAGGCGGCCGTCGCAGAGCTCGACTATCGACCGAACGCCCAAGCCAGGGCGCTCCGGTCCACCCGCACGCACTCGATCGGCCTGCTGGTGCCGGATGTCCGGAACCCGTTCTTCGCGGACCTCGCCCACACGGTCGAGCAGGCCGCCCTCGTGCACGGTTTCGTGACGCTGCTCGGCAACGCGAACGAGCGGAAGGACCAGCAGGACCGGTACCTCGACAACCTGATCGCCCGGCGCGTCGACGGCATCATCGTCGCGCCGCTCGGTGACGGGAGCGGCAGCATCCGCTCGGTCGTCGGACGGGAGATCCCGGCCGTCTTCATCGACCGCACCATCGAGGGCATCGACCTGCCGAGCGTGACGACGGACAGCGACACCGGGATCCGGGAAGCGGTCGATCACCTCGCCGCGCTCGGACACACCCGGATCGGCTACATTGCCGGGCCGCAGTCCACCTCGACCGGCCGTGAACGCCACGCGAGCTTCGTGCGGGCCGCCGGCGACCGGGACCTCAGCCTCGACCCAGCGCTCATCGTCTTCGGCGACTTCCAGCCCGAGAGCGGCTCGGCCGCCGTGCGCACCCTGCTCGCACTCAATGAACCGCCGACCGCGCTACTGGTCGCGGACAGCCCGATGGCGTTCGGCGCGATCGGCGCGATCCAGAAGCTCGGCCTCCGGATCGGCACCGACGTTGCCCTGGTCTCCTTCGACGACATCGACTGGCTCGCCCTGCTCGACCCGCCCGTGAGCGTCGTCGCGCACAGTGTCGCGGACATGGGCCGGATCGCCGTCGACATGCTCAGGACCGTGATCGACGGCGGCACGCCCGAGTCCGTGCGCCTGCCCAGCCGGTTGATCGTCCGGGGCTCCTCCGCGACTCCGGTCGATCCCGCTAGGCTCGGCGCGTGA